Proteins found in one Miscanthus floridulus cultivar M001 chromosome 4, ASM1932011v1, whole genome shotgun sequence genomic segment:
- the LOC136552700 gene encoding F-box only protein 13-like produces MAATLDGAAGGKKRKRAAPGLADLHDDMLERVLARLPPASYFRLRGVSRRWRAAAESRTFRAACARITARDPWFLMLEDPDHQDQDQDERRPRPAAVFDSAERAWAPWRGAPGPLQPVAAAGGLVLYRDPGTGGLTVVSPLTGASRALPPPPARAAGVLQAVAMYGSPYRVVLILGELPDLSTVVYDSSTNAWGDEAALSRKPAEDASSREERVAEDGDDTVYFLSKSGDVVATTMQRSASRQYSSAVACRDGDALIYFLSRSGTVVACDVARRAFAELPRILPAYHEYSIDVVACGGGAYAVVLSEFLDAASLRVWEFAGGAWRQVAAMPPSMSHAFRGAKADVNCVGHGARVMVCVSSSSAGGASGCFMCDVRTNRWEELPRRAGVDVADEDAVTSFVAALSFEPRMEAAV; encoded by the coding sequence ATGGCGGCCACGCTGGACGGAGCTGCCGGAGGCAAGAAGCGCAAGCGCGCGGCGCCCGGCCTCGCCGACCTCCACGACGACATGCTCGAGCGCGTGCTCGCGCGCCTCCCGCCGGCCAGCTACTTCCGCCTCCGTGGCGTCTCCCGCCGGTGGCGAGCCGCGGCGGAGTCCCGCACCTTCCGCGCCGCCTGCGCGCGCATCACGGCACGGGACCCATGGTTCCTCATGCTCGAGGACCCCGACCACCAGGACCAGGACCAGGACGAGCGGCGGCCGCGCCCCGCCGCCGTCTTCGACTCCGCCGAGCGCGCCTGGGCGCCGTGGCGTGGCGCGCCGGGGCCGCTGCAGCCGGTGGCCGCCGCGGGCGGGCTCGTGCTGTACCGCGACCCGGGCACGGGTGGCCTCACGGTGGTCAGCCCGCTCACGGGCGCGTCCCGcgcgctcccgccgccgccggcgcgcgcGGCGGGCGTGCTGCAGGCTGTCGCCATGTACGGCTCGCCGTACCGCGTGGTGCTCATCCTGGGCGAGCTCCCGGACCTGTCCACGGTGGTGTACGACTCGTCTACGAACGCGTGGGGCGACGAGGCGGCGCTGTCGCGGAAACCGGCCGAGGACGCCTCGTCCCGGGAGGAGCGCGTCGCGGAGGACGGCGACGACACGGTCTACTTCCTGAGCAAGTCCGGCGACGTCGTGGCCACCACCATGCAGCGGAGCGCGTCGCGGCAGTACTCGTCCGCCGTGGCTTGCCGCGACGGCGACGCCCTGATCTACTTCCTGAGCCGCTCGGGCACGGTGGTGGCCTGCGACGTGGCGCGCCGCGCGTTCGCGGAGCTGCCCCGGATCCTTCCCGCGTACCACGAGTACTCCATCGACGTggtggcgtgcggcggcggcgcctaCGCGGTGGTGCTCTCGGAGTTCCTCGACGCGGCCAGCCTCCGCGTGTGGGAGTTCGCGGGCGGCGCGTGGCGGCAGGTGGCCGCGATGCCGCCGTCCATGTCGCACGCCTTCCGCGGCGCCAAGGCGGACGTGAACTGCGTCGGCCACGGCGCCCGCGTCATGGTCTGCGTCAGCTCCAGCTCCGCCGGCGGCGCCAGCGGCTGCTTCATGTGCGACGTCAGGACCAACCGGTGGGAGGAGCTCCCGCGGCGCGCCGGCGTGGACGTCGCGGACGAGGACGCCGTCACGAGCTTCGTGGCCGCGCTCTCGTTCGAGCCGAGAATGGAGGCTGCCGTCTGA